From a single Lewinella sp. LCG006 genomic region:
- the porV gene encoding type IX secretion system outer membrane channel protein PorV has product MKNVLRFAALVLVLTAFNSDLSAQGNCFLDSDGKYYNLDGTPCTNTVATAVPFLRIVADARSGAMGDVGIGLSADPNAMHFNASKLVLAEEDLAVSATYTPWLRSLGLNDVYLAYLTGYKKLDDLQALGFGLRYFSLGSIQFTDVNGEPLVTGRPNEFEVALAYSRKLSDNFTAGLTGKFIYSNLAAGQQLDGGDVIEAGIAGAADVSFTYQKDLSSSSLEDSELTIGLALTNIGSKITYTRNIDRDFLPANFGMGAAWVMAFDDFNTLTIAADVNKLMVPTPCQGPDCATDTRNQQSPVSAMFSSFSDAPEGFSEEIKEFVYSVGLEYWYDQQFAVRAGYFNEHIQKGGRKYLTLGMGLKYNIFGLNFSYLVPTTNQRNPLDNTLRFSLLFDFGAFEPGS; this is encoded by the coding sequence ATGAAGAACGTACTACGTTTTGCAGCTCTCGTACTGGTATTGACTGCGTTTAATAGTGACCTAAGTGCTCAGGGCAATTGTTTCCTGGACTCAGATGGTAAATATTACAATTTGGATGGAACACCTTGTACCAATACCGTAGCGACTGCTGTTCCTTTCTTACGCATCGTAGCGGATGCTCGCTCCGGAGCTATGGGAGACGTTGGCATTGGCCTTTCTGCTGATCCTAATGCTATGCACTTCAATGCCTCGAAGTTGGTATTAGCGGAGGAAGATCTGGCTGTTTCAGCGACTTACACGCCTTGGTTGCGGTCATTAGGACTGAACGATGTTTACCTCGCCTATTTGACTGGCTACAAGAAATTGGATGACTTGCAGGCACTTGGTTTTGGCTTGCGTTACTTCTCCCTGGGTAGTATTCAATTTACGGATGTAAATGGTGAACCTCTCGTAACGGGCCGCCCCAACGAATTTGAGGTTGCGCTGGCCTATTCGCGTAAGTTGTCGGATAACTTCACCGCAGGTTTGACGGGTAAGTTTATCTACTCTAACCTTGCTGCCGGCCAACAATTGGATGGTGGAGACGTTATCGAAGCTGGCATTGCTGGTGCGGCTGATGTTTCCTTTACTTACCAGAAGGATTTATCTTCCAGCTCACTAGAAGATAGCGAACTGACTATAGGCTTGGCACTGACGAACATTGGTTCCAAGATCACCTATACCCGTAATATTGATCGCGACTTCTTACCTGCCAACTTTGGCATGGGAGCTGCCTGGGTGATGGCTTTTGATGATTTCAATACCTTGACGATCGCCGCAGATGTCAATAAATTGATGGTGCCAACACCTTGCCAAGGGCCAGATTGTGCTACGGATACACGTAACCAGCAATCACCAGTAAGTGCTATGTTTAGCAGTTTTAGTGATGCTCCTGAAGGCTTCAGTGAAGAAATCAAAGAATTTGTCTATAGTGTAGGTCTGGAATACTGGTACGATCAGCAATTTGCAGTTCGTGCAGGTTATTTCAACGAGCACATCCAAAAAGGAGGTCGTAAGTACCTTACTTTAGGAATGGGCTTGAAATACAATATTTTCGGTTTGAACTTCAGTTACCTGGTTCCTACGACCAATCAGCGTAACCCATTGGACAACACCTTGCGGTTCAGCTTGTTGTTTGACTTTGGTGCTTTTGAACCTGGTAGCTAA
- a CDS encoding DUF4295 family protein, with product MAKVSKNARVAQRAANAGSGRDFVKVVQSIKNPKTGKYSYKQVMVHKDKVDEFLAKK from the coding sequence ATGGCTAAAGTATCGAAAAACGCACGGGTTGCCCAGCGTGCTGCTAACGCAGGTTCTGGTCGTGATTTCGTGAAGGTTGTACAGAGCATCAAAAACCCGAAAACGGGTAAGTACTCTTACAAGCAAGTAATGGTGCACAAAGATAAAGTTGACGAATTTCTAGCAAAGAAATAG
- the porU gene encoding type IX secretion system sortase PorU, giving the protein MKKLLLISFCCALFGVQLFAQTVIRQEFRWEDAPTTYRIGEQSYEQWSFTDAKFGDAAPSHPYWIYRFPVSGPGQINLSVSSLSFEPMDKRYAPEDEALGAELQFRTNIVREPEGYFAKVSVVPIIKDGNTYQRATAFVLNANFEPSGTLRGGPPFNSVLSDGEVYKIAIPETGMYKLSYGFLKDQLGISNLDDIDPRTIKVYGNGGGLLPYDVNEDRAEDLVENAVRIVGEEDGSFNSGDYILLYAEGPNKWRYNAAQDRFDLQMNIYDVRNYYFIKIGGNGNGQRVQEQTSLSATEGNATTYDGLFHFEEDRVNPLHEIEATGTGTGQHWYGDFFKFAREKNYDNLFVLKGLQTNEPVTIRASMALRARPSSRFFLDIAGQTLSSQTVPGVPIGDQNEIYNDLAPNSSLNGTISLTDESLDVLLRYPHPGGADQSSAWLDYIQARARLSLRMEGDQTFFRDTRSMSRNTTTFVLDNAGSDITIWDISDPLQPQQQQTISSGNSLSFGVPTADRLREFIAFRSSADFAVAEAIGKIEAQNLHALEAQEMLIIYHPDFEEKALELAEHRRSHSGLQVAAFTTDQVYNEFSSGRVSPTAIRDFAKLIFERDGSLRYLLLIGDGSFDCRDLYGFGGNFVPVYQRDENHELKGFPADDFFVIFDNEPGADPLANDMSIAVGRLPVKTPAEAATVVNKIIQYDTNADYYQDWRTRMTFLGDDEDNAAHSDDSDEASELVRELKPQFNINKLLFDLFPQESTPAGDRYPTVEEQLERAITRGTVITTYLGHGGPRGWAQERVLDIPMIQNWENLDRLSIFLTATCTFGDYDNGAFVSAGEELILSPRGGAIALLTTTRPVFANRNAALTNRSLTQMLQQNEQGDWTRLGDVIRVAKNALSAPGSFENERKFTLMGDPAMRPALPRFRVATTSINGIEVDTSSQDTLSALETVTITGRIEDLNGSLLSNFNGTVFPTIYDKRVGAQTLRNDPEGSPERTYMVQRNVLFRGRATVTNGQFSFSFVVPKDINYEYGQGKISYYAADPSQRIDAGGSEERFIIGGSNPDGVVDDLPPIVEVFMNSEDFVAGSQVTANPTLVVKLSDDFGINVTGNSIGHDLEGFLNENTQNSYLLNDFYEAADDDYTKGEVRFPLKDLAPGTYTMRVRAWDVANNLGEGITEFIVADDGKIALQNVLNYPNPFTDRTCFQFDTNIAGEDLEVLIQVYTVSGRLVKTIEENIPANDGALRLDDCIEWDGKDDYGDQLARGVYLYQVRVRTQGGQELNGQSDFEKLVILK; this is encoded by the coding sequence ATGAAAAAACTACTCCTTATATCATTTTGTTGTGCGCTTTTTGGGGTGCAACTTTTCGCGCAGACCGTCATACGTCAGGAATTCCGCTGGGAAGATGCGCCCACCACTTATCGTATTGGTGAGCAAAGCTACGAGCAATGGTCTTTTACCGACGCTAAATTTGGCGATGCTGCTCCCTCTCATCCTTATTGGATTTATCGGTTCCCCGTCAGTGGGCCTGGACAAATCAACCTATCGGTAAGCAGTCTCAGCTTTGAACCAATGGATAAGCGTTATGCACCCGAGGATGAGGCACTGGGGGCTGAGCTCCAATTTCGCACCAATATTGTTCGGGAACCAGAGGGATACTTTGCCAAAGTCTCCGTCGTACCGATTATCAAGGATGGCAATACCTACCAGAGAGCAACAGCTTTTGTGCTTAATGCCAACTTCGAACCGAGTGGTACGCTACGTGGCGGGCCGCCCTTCAATTCTGTTTTAAGTGATGGTGAGGTATACAAAATCGCAATACCCGAGACGGGGATGTATAAGTTGAGCTACGGTTTTCTCAAAGATCAGTTAGGTATCAGTAACCTGGATGATATCGATCCACGTACGATAAAGGTCTATGGCAATGGCGGCGGATTGCTACCTTATGATGTTAATGAGGATCGTGCTGAGGACTTAGTAGAGAATGCTGTACGTATCGTTGGGGAAGAAGACGGTAGCTTCAATAGTGGCGATTATATTTTGCTGTACGCTGAAGGACCTAATAAATGGCGCTATAATGCTGCTCAGGATCGTTTCGACTTGCAAATGAATATTTATGATGTTCGTAATTATTACTTCATCAAAATAGGAGGCAATGGCAATGGCCAGCGCGTCCAGGAACAAACGAGTTTATCTGCTACCGAAGGCAACGCCACCACCTATGATGGGCTCTTCCATTTTGAGGAAGATCGGGTGAATCCTCTGCACGAAATTGAAGCTACCGGTACGGGCACTGGCCAACATTGGTACGGCGATTTCTTCAAATTTGCCAGAGAAAAGAATTACGATAACTTGTTTGTCTTAAAAGGGCTGCAAACCAACGAGCCCGTTACCATCAGGGCCTCCATGGCCTTGCGTGCACGTCCGAGTTCTCGCTTCTTTCTGGATATTGCTGGACAAACCTTGTCAAGCCAAACGGTGCCAGGCGTACCCATTGGGGACCAAAACGAAATTTACAACGACCTGGCCCCAAACAGTTCTCTCAATGGTACCATAAGCCTTACGGACGAAAGTCTTGACGTACTCTTACGGTATCCCCATCCTGGTGGTGCGGATCAAAGCTCTGCCTGGCTCGATTATATTCAGGCCCGAGCTCGATTGAGCTTACGGATGGAAGGCGACCAAACCTTCTTCAGAGATACGCGCAGTATGAGTCGTAATACGACGACTTTTGTACTTGATAATGCAGGCAGTGACATTACCATTTGGGATATTTCTGATCCACTACAACCTCAGCAACAGCAGACCATTAGCAGCGGAAATAGCTTGAGTTTTGGTGTGCCAACAGCTGATCGCTTGCGAGAGTTTATTGCTTTTAGAAGCAGTGCCGACTTTGCTGTTGCAGAGGCTATTGGTAAAATAGAAGCGCAGAATTTGCACGCATTGGAAGCGCAGGAAATGTTGATTATTTACCACCCTGATTTTGAGGAGAAAGCCCTCGAATTGGCAGAACATCGTCGTAGCCACAGTGGTCTTCAGGTGGCAGCATTTACAACCGATCAAGTCTACAATGAATTTTCTAGCGGTCGGGTAAGTCCGACGGCGATTCGAGATTTTGCCAAATTGATCTTTGAGCGCGATGGTAGCTTGCGTTATTTGCTGCTGATTGGTGATGGTTCTTTCGATTGTCGTGATTTGTATGGCTTTGGTGGCAACTTTGTTCCCGTCTATCAAAGAGACGAAAACCACGAACTTAAAGGCTTTCCGGCCGACGATTTTTTTGTCATATTTGACAATGAACCCGGTGCCGACCCACTGGCCAATGATATGAGCATTGCCGTAGGGCGATTGCCCGTAAAGACACCAGCAGAAGCCGCTACCGTTGTCAATAAGATCATCCAATACGATACCAATGCAGATTATTATCAAGACTGGCGCACAAGAATGACTTTCCTAGGAGATGATGAAGATAATGCTGCCCACTCTGATGATTCTGATGAAGCTTCGGAACTCGTAAGGGAGTTGAAGCCCCAGTTTAATATCAATAAACTCTTGTTTGACCTCTTCCCTCAGGAATCTACTCCTGCCGGAGACCGCTACCCGACAGTGGAGGAGCAGCTGGAACGAGCAATTACCAGAGGAACCGTCATTACGACTTACCTAGGGCATGGAGGCCCACGAGGCTGGGCCCAGGAGCGCGTGCTGGATATACCGATGATTCAAAATTGGGAAAACCTCGACCGCCTTAGTATTTTCCTCACCGCAACCTGCACCTTTGGTGATTATGACAATGGTGCCTTCGTTTCGGCAGGGGAGGAGCTGATCCTCAGCCCGCGAGGGGGAGCGATTGCGTTACTCACGACGACTCGCCCGGTATTTGCTAATCGGAATGCAGCTTTGACCAACCGTTCGCTGACGCAAATGCTGCAACAGAATGAACAAGGAGACTGGACTCGCCTCGGTGATGTGATCCGGGTAGCTAAAAATGCACTGAGTGCCCCAGGGAGCTTTGAGAATGAACGTAAATTTACCCTGATGGGCGATCCGGCAATGCGTCCGGCTTTGCCGCGCTTTCGAGTTGCTACCACTTCCATAAATGGTATTGAGGTAGACACCTCTAGTCAGGATACCCTCAGTGCCCTGGAAACTGTCACCATTACGGGGCGGATAGAAGATCTCAATGGTAGCCTGTTGAGTAACTTTAATGGAACGGTCTTTCCTACTATTTACGATAAACGCGTAGGAGCACAAACCCTTCGTAACGACCCCGAGGGAAGTCCGGAGAGAACCTACATGGTTCAGCGAAATGTCCTTTTCCGGGGGCGGGCTACGGTCACCAATGGTCAGTTTAGCTTTTCTTTCGTTGTTCCTAAAGATATCAATTACGAATACGGGCAGGGCAAGATCAGCTACTACGCTGCCGACCCCAGCCAGCGAATTGATGCCGGAGGGAGTGAAGAACGCTTCATTATTGGCGGTTCCAACCCCGATGGTGTAGTTGATGATCTACCGCCGATTGTGGAAGTCTTTATGAATTCTGAAGACTTTGTGGCCGGCAGCCAAGTGACGGCCAACCCAACCTTAGTGGTGAAACTATCGGATGATTTTGGGATCAACGTTACGGGCAATAGTATTGGGCATGATTTGGAGGGTTTCCTCAACGAAAATACCCAAAACAGTTATCTGCTCAACGATTTCTACGAAGCAGCAGACGATGATTACACCAAGGGAGAAGTACGTTTTCCATTGAAAGACCTGGCACCTGGCACTTATACCATGCGCGTACGTGCCTGGGATGTAGCGAATAACTTGGGCGAAGGCATCACAGAGTTCATTGTTGCCGATGATGGTAAAATTGCCCTGCAAAACGTGCTCAATTATCCCAATCCATTCACCGATCGTACCTGTTTTCAGTTTGATACCAATATCGCTGGGGAGGATTTGGAGGTGTTGATCCAGGTATATACCGTTTCGGGCCGTCTGGTGAAAACCATTGAAGAAAATATCCCCGCCAATGATGGCGCACTCCGCCTAGATGATTGTATCGAATGGGATGGTAAAGACGATTACGGTGACCAGCTGGCTCGTGGCGTATACCTGTATCAGGTGCGTGTACGCACCCAGGGAGGGCAAGAACTCAATGGCCAAAGTGATTTCGAAAAACTGGTGATCTTGAAATAA
- a CDS encoding App1 family protein produces the protein MAASRLHRWSKKLSRTFGKLRSILGLGTGHPVMVHSYRGFGSRNYLFLSGRVLRDKFIRKGKTDTTWRNFSNTVKRFNSREIGGADICIHFGGQSFSLQTDSEGYYTLDTYLQQPLPPPPAHPPFWQKATVELLRIPGIQINQKQNAEVLIPGSAASFGIISDIDDTILKTYVTSWLKWRMIYLTILKNAFSRQAFSRVAAFYQALRRGAQGEEYNPFFYVSNSPWNLYDLLEEFLDLNKLPRGPIMLRDFGLPYEKRPANYRGHKHEQIIRILELYPQLPFVLIGDSGEKDTDIYRSVALEYPGRIKAIYIRDVRSQQRAARVQEVLSSIPGTPTLLVHSYEDAARHAAQHELLSMATFEKFNPTIVF, from the coding sequence ATGGCTGCTTCCCGCTTACATCGCTGGTCAAAAAAACTTAGCCGTACTTTCGGAAAGTTAAGATCAATCCTAGGATTGGGGACTGGTCATCCAGTGATGGTACACTCCTACCGGGGATTTGGTAGTCGCAATTATCTTTTTCTAAGCGGTCGGGTGTTGCGAGATAAATTTATCCGTAAAGGAAAAACGGATACTACCTGGAGAAACTTCAGCAATACCGTTAAGAGGTTTAATTCTCGCGAAATCGGAGGAGCTGATATTTGCATTCACTTTGGTGGTCAATCTTTTTCTTTGCAAACAGATAGTGAAGGTTACTATACCCTCGACACTTACCTACAGCAGCCTTTACCTCCTCCTCCCGCTCATCCTCCTTTTTGGCAAAAAGCAACCGTCGAGCTTTTGCGGATCCCAGGAATACAAATCAATCAGAAACAAAACGCCGAAGTACTCATTCCTGGCTCTGCCGCTTCTTTTGGAATCATCAGTGATATTGATGATACGATACTAAAAACTTACGTTACCAGCTGGCTAAAATGGCGGATGATTTATCTAACCATCTTGAAAAATGCTTTTTCCCGTCAGGCTTTCTCACGCGTAGCTGCATTTTATCAGGCATTACGGCGGGGAGCGCAAGGAGAAGAGTATAATCCTTTCTTTTACGTCTCTAATAGTCCGTGGAATCTCTACGATTTACTGGAAGAATTTTTGGATCTTAACAAGCTGCCTCGTGGCCCGATCATGCTGCGCGATTTCGGCTTACCCTACGAAAAAAGGCCCGCCAACTATCGGGGGCATAAACACGAACAAATTATCCGTATCCTGGAACTCTACCCGCAGCTTCCTTTTGTGCTGATCGGTGACAGTGGAGAAAAGGATACCGATATCTACCGTTCGGTAGCACTGGAATATCCTGGCCGGATCAAGGCCATCTATATCCGGGACGTGCGCAGCCAGCAGCGAGCTGCCCGCGTTCAGGAAGTCCTTTCTTCTATTCCTGGCACCCCTACCCTACTGGTTCATTCTTATGAGGATGCTGCTCGCCACGCAGCGCAGCACGAACTCCTTTCCATGGCTACTTTTGAGAAGTTTAATCCCACGATTGTCTTTTAA
- the ftsY gene encoding signal recognition particle-docking protein FtsY: MSFFSKFFNKEKKEDLDKGLEKTKTNFLGKLGKAIAGKTTVDEEVLDELENILITSDVGLETTVKIIGRIEERVARDKYLNTSELNEILRDEIVQLLAENNTTDLEGYTLPSEHRPTIIMVVGVNGVGKTTTIGKLAHQYHAQGLKVVMGAGDTFRAAAVDQLKIWSERVGCDFYSKGMNTDPAAVAFETVNYAIENKCDVAIIDTAGRLHTKFNLMKELSKIRNSISKRLDGAPHEVLLVLDATTGQNAIEQATHFTKATEVSALALTKLDGTAKGGVAIGISDQFKVPIKYIGVGEGIHHLQIFNKRAFVDSIFEA, from the coding sequence ATGAGTTTTTTTTCCAAGTTCTTCAATAAAGAAAAAAAAGAAGATCTCGATAAAGGTTTAGAAAAAACCAAAACCAATTTCCTGGGCAAATTGGGTAAGGCTATAGCCGGGAAGACGACTGTTGACGAAGAAGTACTTGATGAACTGGAGAATATCCTTATCACTTCTGATGTTGGTCTGGAAACAACGGTAAAGATCATCGGACGCATTGAAGAACGCGTTGCGCGAGATAAATACCTCAACACGAGTGAACTCAACGAGATTCTCCGCGATGAAATCGTTCAGCTGCTGGCAGAAAACAACACCACCGACCTGGAAGGATATACACTACCCAGTGAGCACCGCCCAACTATTATCATGGTTGTAGGCGTAAACGGTGTTGGAAAAACAACTACTATCGGTAAACTGGCTCACCAGTACCATGCACAAGGACTGAAAGTAGTCATGGGCGCGGGTGATACCTTCCGCGCAGCAGCAGTAGATCAGTTAAAAATATGGTCAGAACGAGTAGGTTGCGATTTTTACAGTAAAGGGATGAATACCGATCCGGCTGCTGTAGCCTTTGAAACCGTCAATTACGCCATCGAAAACAAATGTGATGTAGCAATCATTGATACTGCTGGAAGGTTACACACCAAGTTTAACCTGATGAAAGAGCTAAGTAAAATCCGAAATAGTATCAGTAAAAGATTGGACGGAGCTCCTCACGAAGTACTCTTAGTACTTGATGCGACTACTGGCCAAAACGCTATTGAGCAAGCTACCCATTTCACCAAAGCCACGGAGGTCTCGGCTTTGGCACTCACTAAACTCGATGGGACCGCTAAAGGCGGTGTAGCGATTGGCATTTCCGACCAGTTTAAGGTACCTATTAAATACATCGGGGTAGGTGAAGGTATTCACCACCTACAAATTTTCAATAAACGGGCTTTTGTTGACTCCATTTTTGAAGCGTAG
- the rpmB gene encoding 50S ribosomal protein L28, which produces MSKVCQLTGKRPITGNNVSHSNRKTKRRFVPNIQKKRFYIQELDRWVTLTVSTSAMRNINKLGLLAYLKKLERKGVDTGIRL; this is translated from the coding sequence ATGTCTAAGGTTTGTCAACTGACTGGAAAGCGCCCGATTACAGGGAACAACGTATCCCACTCGAACCGCAAAACAAAGCGTCGCTTTGTTCCTAATATTCAGAAGAAGCGTTTCTATATTCAGGAACTCGACCGCTGGGTTACCTTAACGGTATCTACTTCTGCGATGCGCAATATCAACAAATTAGGTCTGCTCGCTTACTTGAAGAAGTTAGAGCGTAAGGGCGTTGATACTGGCATTAGACTGTAA
- the rpmG gene encoding 50S ribosomal protein L33, producing the protein MAKKSKGNRIQIILECTEHKTSGMPGTSRYVTQKNRKNTPDRLELKKYNPVLKRMTVHREIK; encoded by the coding sequence ATGGCAAAGAAAAGTAAAGGTAATCGCATTCAGATTATTCTGGAATGCACCGAACATAAGACCAGTGGTATGCCAGGTACTTCTCGTTACGTAACGCAGAAAAACCGCAAGAATACCCCTGACCGTCTGGAGTTGAAAAAATACAACCCAGTACTTAAGCGTATGACTGTACATCGCGAAATCAAATAA
- a CDS encoding HAD family hydrolase, protein MIQPITTIIFDLGGVLIDWNPRYLYRKLLPSEPEIDYFLNNIATSDWNEAQDAGRSLADGTAILVSQHPEHEQLIRAFYGRWPEMLGGPIIGTVDLLAQLKKENAYDLFALTNWSAETWPVALREYDFLSWFQGILVSGVEKMRKPTPAFYQLLEERFPLQLATSLFIDDNLRNVEAARRLGLRSIHFHSPEQLKEELLKFGIL, encoded by the coding sequence ATCATCCAACCAATAACCACCATCATCTTCGACCTCGGCGGCGTACTCATCGACTGGAATCCGCGTTACCTATATCGGAAGCTGCTTCCTAGCGAACCTGAAATTGATTATTTCCTCAATAATATTGCTACCTCCGATTGGAATGAAGCCCAGGACGCGGGCCGCTCCTTGGCCGACGGTACAGCAATACTGGTCAGCCAACACCCTGAACACGAGCAACTGATTCGAGCCTTTTACGGGCGCTGGCCAGAAATGCTAGGAGGCCCCATCATCGGGACAGTAGATCTTTTAGCGCAACTGAAAAAAGAAAATGCCTACGACTTGTTTGCGCTCACCAATTGGTCGGCAGAAACCTGGCCAGTAGCACTCCGGGAGTATGATTTTCTCTCGTGGTTTCAAGGGATATTAGTGTCGGGGGTGGAAAAAATGCGAAAACCAACGCCCGCCTTTTATCAATTACTGGAAGAACGTTTTCCTTTGCAACTCGCTACCTCCTTATTTATTGATGATAATTTGCGTAATGTAGAGGCCGCCCGAAGATTGGGACTACGTAGTATACATTTTCATTCACCAGAACAACTAAAAGAGGAGTTGCTCAAATTTGGAATCCTTTAA
- a CDS encoding PorP/SprF family type IX secretion system membrane protein produces the protein MRRKLHVLVGLLLVLTASLQAQDPVFSQFYAAPLQLNPAFAGTTIAPRFTFNHRNQYPNWPNAYITYAASFEQEIESLNSGFGIQVMTDAAGDGLYKTHQVSGIYSYRIQLGRETNVRIGLEAGFYQARVAWDRLQFGDQIDETDGFSSNGIPFLTEENQPASLTTTLFDASAGILFYNRNVYGGLTLKHLNRPNETFLAINENLFAGRPLRITLHGGAEFDLGRRNKRGGTTFISPNAMFVKQGDVGQIMLGTYLGTGSIFGGAWFRHNFTLADAAVFSVGVRQGVFRIAYSYDMTVSSLADVPSGTGNTHEIALIINLEDSKVLERKRHSSRWNNCFKMFN, from the coding sequence ATGAGGAGAAAGTTACACGTACTAGTGGGTTTGTTGTTGGTATTGACGGCTTCCCTGCAAGCCCAAGACCCTGTTTTTAGCCAATTTTATGCTGCTCCTCTTCAGCTCAACCCGGCTTTTGCCGGAACGACAATAGCCCCCCGTTTTACTTTTAATCATCGCAACCAATACCCCAACTGGCCCAATGCGTATATTACTTATGCAGCTTCTTTTGAGCAAGAAATTGAATCGCTCAACAGTGGTTTTGGCATTCAAGTCATGACAGATGCCGCGGGTGATGGTCTTTATAAAACGCATCAGGTGTCGGGAATTTATTCCTACCGCATACAGCTGGGCCGTGAAACCAACGTACGGATTGGTTTAGAAGCAGGCTTTTATCAAGCACGTGTTGCTTGGGATCGTCTACAATTTGGGGATCAAATTGATGAAACGGATGGTTTTTCAAGCAATGGTATTCCTTTTTTAACGGAAGAAAACCAACCTGCTTCACTTACGACTACTTTGTTCGATGCCTCAGCGGGTATCCTGTTTTACAACCGCAATGTATACGGTGGGCTTACACTAAAACACCTCAATCGCCCCAACGAAACCTTCCTTGCCATCAATGAAAATCTCTTTGCAGGAAGGCCACTACGAATAACATTACACGGAGGGGCAGAATTTGATCTAGGTCGGCGCAATAAGCGTGGAGGAACGACGTTTATTTCACCGAATGCCATGTTTGTAAAGCAGGGGGATGTAGGGCAAATCATGCTCGGAACCTATCTAGGCACTGGCAGTATTTTTGGTGGTGCGTGGTTTCGTCACAATTTCACGCTCGCTGATGCTGCTGTTTTTTCCGTTGGTGTTCGCCAGGGTGTTTTTCGGATTGCTTACAGCTATGATATGACGGTTTCCAGCTTGGCTGATGTGCCTAGTGGTACAGGAAACACTCACGAGATAGCCCTGATTATCAACTTGGAAGATAGTAAAGTATTGGAGCGCAAAAGGCACTCCTCTCGCTGGAACAACTGCTTCAAAATGTTTAATTAA
- a CDS encoding esterase, whose product MKNNNLLNLLLILLMTANGYGQQWGPGVTSPEIHEDNSVTFRLIAPNADSVFVTGDFLPTVKVSTPMGEVDAPGKALLQKEENGVWSYRTAPLTAELYSYSFVVNGLNTIDPSNPFVIRDVGNLYNIFVIGQKEAHLYAINDVPHGTVSHRWYESPGLNMDRRLTVYTPPGYENSGEQYPVLYLLHGAGGDEEAWITLGRTAQIMDNLLAEGKIKPMIVVMPNGNVIQDAAPGEGNTGFYKPQFMVPKTMDGTYETHFMDVVHFVENNYRVLKNKANRAIAGLSMGGFHALHISRIYPNTFNYVGLFSAAILNGNDPTGTVYANIDETLKTQMDNGYKLYWIGIGKTDFLYNANQDYRERLDKIGMEYTYQETEGGHIWRNWRIYLAEFVPQLFQ is encoded by the coding sequence ATGAAAAACAACAACCTATTAAATCTCTTATTGATCTTACTTATGACGGCCAATGGTTATGGACAGCAGTGGGGCCCCGGTGTAACTTCTCCCGAAATTCATGAAGACAATTCAGTGACGTTCCGGCTAATAGCTCCTAATGCTGATTCGGTCTTTGTAACAGGTGATTTTTTACCCACAGTCAAAGTATCAACACCGATGGGGGAGGTAGATGCTCCCGGAAAAGCGCTACTCCAAAAAGAGGAAAATGGTGTATGGTCTTACCGAACAGCCCCTCTTACCGCTGAATTATACAGCTATTCCTTTGTAGTTAATGGGCTTAATACTATAGATCCTTCGAATCCATTTGTGATTAGAGATGTGGGCAATTTGTATAATATCTTTGTTATCGGTCAGAAAGAAGCACATCTGTATGCAATCAATGATGTACCTCATGGTACCGTAAGTCATCGTTGGTATGAATCTCCTGGCTTAAACATGGATCGTCGACTTACAGTCTATACCCCTCCAGGTTACGAAAATTCGGGTGAACAATATCCGGTACTTTACCTCTTACATGGGGCAGGAGGCGACGAGGAGGCTTGGATCACCCTCGGCCGTACTGCCCAAATCATGGACAACCTGTTGGCCGAAGGGAAAATCAAACCTATGATTGTTGTCATGCCCAACGGCAATGTTATTCAGGATGCAGCTCCAGGTGAGGGGAATACGGGCTTTTATAAACCCCAATTTATGGTTCCCAAAACAATGGATGGTACCTATGAGACTCATTTTATGGATGTCGTGCACTTTGTAGAAAACAACTATCGAGTACTTAAGAATAAGGCGAATCGCGCTATCGCAGGCTTATCTATGGGTGGTTTTCATGCCCTACACATCTCCAGAATTTATCCCAATACGTTCAACTACGTCGGATTATTCTCCGCGGCTATCTTAAATGGTAACGATCCTACGGGAACAGTATATGCCAATATCGATGAGACTTTAAAAACACAAATGGACAATGGCTACAAGTTGTACTGGATCGGTATCGGAAAAACAGACTTCCTGTACAATGCCAATCAGGATTATCGGGAAAGGCTGGATAAGATAGGGATGGAATATACCTATCAGGAAACAGAAGGTGGGCATATCTGGAGGAACTGGCGAATTTATCTTGCCGAATTTGTGCCACAGCTATTTCAATAA